Genomic window (Fretibacterium sp. OH1220_COT-178):
TGTTTCCCGGAAGTCTGCCATCCGTTCTTTCGCCACTTCTCCAGCCAGCCCTTTTCGAAGGCGTTTCGCAGATAGGTGGAATCCGTATGCAACTCCACCCGACAGGGATACCTCAGGGCCCCAAGCGCCCGAATCGCCGCGGTGAGCTCCATCCGGTTGTTCGTGGTGTCCGGCTCCGCTCCGTAGAGCTCTCGCTCCGCCCCCCCGTGTCCGGGGGAGACAAGCAGAGCGCCCCACCCTCCCAGACCGGGATTTGGGGACGCTCCTCCGTCGGTATAGATAATCACGCAAGTCCTCGGCTTCTCACTCAAAGGGCTCTCCATCCTTTCCGGCCCGTCCCGCCCGAACGGGGTCAGGAATACTCTATAGGGCAGCGCAAGAGCAGCAACGCACCCGGGCGGGCCTCGAAACCGCGGGATTCCATGAAGGCCCCCCATTGGCTCGTGTAGGTTACGATCATGGGGATATTGCGGATGGCCGGATGCGTCAGCGCGTAATCGACCAAGGAACTGCCCAGGCCTTTTCCCTGGTGAGCGGGATGCACGATCACGTCCCAGAGCGAGGCCCTGTAGACGAAATCGGTGACGATGCGGCAAAATCCCACCAGCTTGTCCTGGCAACGCGCGGAGAAACAGAGGCTCGTCCCCTCGAGCATGGCCTGAATCCCCTCGACGGAGCGGCTGCGGCCCCATCCCGTATACCGATAGAGGTCCTGAAGCTCCAGGGCCGTAACAGCCAGCTTGCTGTCGTAAAAGAGGTAGTTCTCCCTCATTCCTGCACGTCCCCCTCGATAAGCACGGATTCCGTCCTCATGCCCAAAACGATGCGCTCCAGGTCTCCCCTGCCATCCGCCGTAACCGCGAGCTGAACGGCCTGGCCCGAACCGCATCGGGGACATATCCAACAGGCACGCGCGTAGCCGTCCCCATCCGGGGCCTCCGGCAACACCCTGCACTCGCCGCAGAACTGACACGCGACAATCAACATACCCCGCACCTCCCGGACGTAAGACGGACGATCCGGAACCGCTCATTCCTCCAGGACAACCTCGATGTCGACCGGTCCCTCCGTGTAGATGTCGTGCGAAGCAAGCGCGCTGAGAATAACGGGGGCGCCGGCATCCTTCAGATTTTCCACGATATCGAAGAAGGTCTCCCCCTCCAGGGTTCCCACGCTGTTCGTGGAGGGGTCGGGCAAAACTCCGTCGCGAATTGCCTTCATCTTGAGTTCACGCAAAAAAATGTGAAGGGCCTCTTCGGCATCCAGATCGGACCTTTGAGCGTCGATCATCCTTCGGTGAATCGGTTCGCCCGCAGCGTAGATCAGGTGGCTTTCCCCCACCTCGAGACGAACCTTGATCGGCTCCCCCAAGGCGACGTTCTCCGCGGCCAGAGCCCGAACATAAAATCGCTCCTGGGCCTGGGTCAGGGCCTCCAGAACCTCGGCCTCGGACTCCGGGGCAATGACGATCGGCAGGTCCCGGAGACGGGAGAGCAGTTTGTCGGACACCCTGGAGACGACCGAGAGCCGGATGTCCTTTCTGAGGGCCTGCAGGTCCTCGCTCACCTGAGCCTCCGAGCTTCCGGGCAAAATGGGCCGCTGCGCCAGCAGGACGTTGGCGTGAATCGCGATGAAATCGCTCCGCATGGAGCTCAAAGCCCGCTTCAACTCCTCGGACTCCTCCCGCATGACCTTGACCTCAGCCTCGAGCTCGTTTCTCTCGTTTTCGAGGACGACCTTGTCGTTACGCAAGGATTCCAGGTCGAAGCGCGTCAGGTCAAGGCTGGCCGTGGTCGTCTGCAGCAGATTTCGTTGCTGTTCCAGGCTGCTCCGGGCAAGCATCAGATCGTCCACCGCCTGGTCCGCGTTGCTCTGGCTGGTCTGAAGCTGAAGGCGCAGATCCATGAGTTGTTGCTGGACGTATTGCATGCTGAACAGGGCCGTGCGAACGTCCTGGGAGAAGGCGGACAGGACGGTCAGGATGACGATGGAGATGATCCCGCCCGTGACGGCCGTGATCAGGCGGCTCGTGTATTTGGGGCGAAGGCCGAAGACGGAGATGCGCTGCTTTCCGTACCTGAAGCCGAGAATGTCGCCCAAAACGGCCAGCACCGCGCTGCCCAGAATCAACCCCAAGACCAGGACCCAATTTGTACTCGACCCCATATTCGGCTGCACGGGACATCCCCTCCTCTCCCCGGAAGCGCTCCATCCATCTTCACACCATTATAACGGTCGTCCGTTCCCGGCTCCTCTTCGTTTTCGCCTATTTTACGCCGGGACATAAAAAGAGGGGGACAGCCTGCGCCATCCCCCTTCTTCTCATCCCCCGCCCGAGTCGTTCCTCGGGACGTTCACCCGACTCATTGCACGCTGGATATCCAGGGAAAGCCAAGCTTCAACGGCTTTTTCGACATCGTCGAGGACGCCGGGCAGAGCATCGGCCTCCCCCTTCGTCAAGTGACCCAACACCCGTTTGACCATGCTTCCGGGAGCGTTGCCCAGACCGATACGAAGGCGAGGAACCTCCAGGGTCCCCAAAACGGCGATGACCGAGGCCAGTCCGTTGTGCCCCCCCGCGCTTCCCTTGGCGCGCAGACGAAGCTGCCCGTAGGGCAGGGCCAGATCGTCATAGATCACCAGGACATCCGCGGGCGCCAGCTTGTAGAAGTCGAAGGCCTCACGCACCGCCATGCCGCTCAGGTTCA
Coding sequences:
- the rnhA gene encoding ribonuclease HI, giving the protein MIIYTDGGASPNPGLGGWGALLVSPGHGGAERELYGAEPDTTNNRMELTAAIRALGALRYPCRVELHTDSTYLRNAFEKGWLEKWRKNGWQTSGKQPVQNRDLWEELWELSRTHDVRWHWVKGHAGDERNNRCDALVQRAKDEYLAGARGAGELSA
- the pth gene encoding aminoacyl-tRNA hydrolase — encoded protein: MKLIAGLGNPGQEYAFTRHNMGWLAVDHLVSRLELGRPQLKFRGEFWRARDCILLKPLTFMNLSGMAVREAFDFYKLAPADVLVIYDDLALPYGQLRLRAKGSAGGHNGLASVIAVLGTLEVPRLRIGLGNAPGSMVKRVLGHLTKGEADALPGVLDDVEKAVEAWLSLDIQRAMSRVNVPRNDSGGG
- a CDS encoding alcohol dehydrogenase, which produces MLIVACQFCGECRVLPEAPDGDGYARACWICPRCGSGQAVQLAVTADGRGDLERIVLGMRTESVLIEGDVQE
- a CDS encoding GNAT family N-acetyltransferase, translating into MRENYLFYDSKLAVTALELQDLYRYTGWGRSRSVEGIQAMLEGTSLCFSARCQDKLVGFCRIVTDFVYRASLWDVIVHPAHQGKGLGSSLVDYALTHPAIRNIPMIVTYTSQWGAFMESRGFEARPGALLLLRCPIEYS
- a CDS encoding DUF3084 domain-containing protein encodes the protein MQPNMGSSTNWVLVLGLILGSAVLAVLGDILGFRYGKQRISVFGLRPKYTSRLITAVTGGIISIVILTVLSAFSQDVRTALFSMQYVQQQLMDLRLQLQTSQSNADQAVDDLMLARSSLEQQRNLLQTTTASLDLTRFDLESLRNDKVVLENERNELEAEVKVMREESEELKRALSSMRSDFIAIHANVLLAQRPILPGSSEAQVSEDLQALRKDIRLSVVSRVSDKLLSRLRDLPIVIAPESEAEVLEALTQAQERFYVRALAAENVALGEPIKVRLEVGESHLIYAAGEPIHRRMIDAQRSDLDAEEALHIFLRELKMKAIRDGVLPDPSTNSVGTLEGETFFDIVENLKDAGAPVILSALASHDIYTEGPVDIEVVLEE